The following proteins are encoded in a genomic region of Triticum dicoccoides isolate Atlit2015 ecotype Zavitan chromosome 1B, WEW_v2.0, whole genome shotgun sequence:
- the LOC119349928 gene encoding putative disease resistance protein RGA3 encodes MVEAVICTQSWFEDSGYLEKNSVKSVYMGMPVLGRCQYKAEVGSKRARGESKKSSTVAVARPWVVPAQQVRQSSERAVLGGQRNRPLARQPHRGATVEGGVGVDERLGGRKVFLEASKKILRRNPQHYMATAWDVAFVGWSMIVLGWLVSPIITLLMPKILSYLGFGFDTSQKLQELEFHIIPELENTLRAIDQERMLERGKKVKGDVASLDKISVMLRHAREDAEDIFDDDQEIKLYRNRFWHRLYRVLATCIGRCKSSCVWISCIAQSGSAPLLQSAREFSLRRSEDGLTQVIGIVRSGSARLLHWARKISLPGSEDVLPVTTGVADSEGPALMATNGAVTDELVSLTTSCSSVLVGPDPLATNAAASDGLTVSVTAPSESSGWRLSFWCSSFEFLKNCCRSIFCWLVHAIEATHNYRDWSYDVVGITGYKENASILDFVLTAISRWKLKKRIEKLGNTVSEVKKSPLLGVASNNAPDDIANRNRSRIRTASKRKVFGRELLRDYIMARLRETPKRDAASSSANPCYSVIGIYGVAGSGKTTFAGYIRDYIKEECREEKLFDTIMCIHVTETFSVGDIFHDMLNDITGDRHSSISDCVELEDKLKEALHDKRFFLILDDVWVKNKNDQQLEELLSPLNVGMKGSKVLVTARTKDTMLCADRPIKMPDFEKEHYLNMFMHYALDGTSFAHEGFISVGREIAKKLHQSPIAAVTVAGRLGANPNINFWKNVAKLDMLNDTMDALWWSYQHLNPDIRRCFEFCNIFPRRFKLEKDQLVRLWIAQGFVKTSCATEEMEDVAEGYIHELVSYSFLQREGTSSNTNCFTIHDLLHDLVDKVAGSDFFIIQNERSQRGEGWKGDVPRDVRHLFVQNYDAELISKKILGLENLRTLIIDVVEKDALVEGKVIESICKRLPKLRVLAVAFSAKQFGIKEPKKFSVPKSIAQLKHLRYLAFRTDYSCSVTLPSALTKLHHIQLLDFYHGKMLEFPLADLVNLRHMFCSGDSKFPNLGRPISLQTLPCLTVSNEQGYEIRQLRDLKKLRRLVIRGLENVKSKEEALEANLAAKERLTKLTLEWGGGTRCSPEVEAEVLAGLCPPVGLQKLEIRGYRGSRYPDWMVGKQSGGSEGLRNLYLEGCSQLGPGPQFEAFPHLRVLQIWFCSWDSLPGNMEHLTLLKKLKIMGCENIRSLPTLPESIQVLHLEFCNHELMKSCKTAGHPNWQKIKHIPRKTFLVIQQRQ; translated from the exons CAAGAAGATTCTTCGGAGAAATCCACAGCATTACATGGCCACTGCTTGGGACGTTGCCTTTGTTGGTTGGTCCATGATCGTGTTGGGTTGGTTGGTGTCCCCCATCATCACCTTGCTCATGCCCAAGATCCTCTCATACTTGGGGTTTGGGTTTGACACGTCCCAGAAGCTCCAAGAGCTGGAGTTCCACATCATCCCGGAGCTAGAGAACACGCTGCGAGCCATAGATCAAGAGAGGATGCTGGAGAGAGGGAAGAAAGTAAAAGGCGATGTGGCCTCACTGGACAAAATTTCCGTCATGCTAAGGCACGCCCGGGAGGATGCGGAAGACATATTCGATGATGACCAGGAGATCAAGTTGTATCGCAACAGGTTTTGGCATCGCCTGTACCGCGTATTGGCCACATGCATCGGTCGCTGCAAAAGTAGCTGCGTCTGGATTTCATGCATCGCCCAAAGTGGCTCAGCTCCGCTATTGCAGTCGGCGCGGGAGTTCTCCTTGCGTAGGTCAGAGGATGGACTTACCCAAGTGATTGGCATCGTCCGGAGCGGATCAGCTCGGCTATTGCATTGGGCGCGGAAGATATCCTTGCCTGGGTCAGAGGATGTACTTCCGGTGACTACCGGTGTTGCAGACTCGGAGGGACCAGCTCTGATGGCTACAAATGGTGCTGTCACAGACGAATTAGTTTCACTGACTACCAGTTGTTCCTCGGTCTTAGTTGGACCGGATCCACTGGCTACCAATGCTGCCGCCTCAGATGGATTGACAGTTTCGGTGACTGCACCCTCAGAATCCTCGGGATGGCGGCTCTCTTTCTGGTGCAGCTCCTTCGAGTTCCTCAAGAATTGTTGTAGGTCCATATTCTGCTGGTTAGTTCATGCAATTGAGGCCACCCACAATTATCGGGACTGGTCCTATGACGTGGTTGGCATCACAGGTTACAAG GAGAATGCTAGCATATTAGATTTTGTCCTTACTGCTATCTCGAGATGGAAATTGAAGAAAAGAATAGAGAAGTTAGGAAACACCGTCAGTGAAGTGAAGAAGTCTCCACTCTTGGGTGTGGCAAGCAACAACGCACCAGATGATATTGCCAACAGGAACAGGAGCAGGATTAGAACTGCTAGCAAGCGGAAGGTATTTGGTCGAGAGTTGTTGCGTGATTATATCATGGCAAGGCTCCGTGAGACACCAAAGCGTGATGCAGCAAGCTCGAGTGCTAATCCATGTTACTCAGTGATAGGTATATATGGTGTTGCAGGGTCAGGGAAGACTACATTTGCAGGATATATTCGAGATTACATAAAGGAGGAATGCAGGGAGGAGAAACTTTTCGACACCATCATGTGCATTCATGTGACAGAAACTTTCAGTGTGGGCGATATATTTCATGATATGTTGAACGATATTACCGGAGATCGACACTCCAGTATTTCAGATTGTGTGGAACTTGAAGACAAACTGAaggaagcattgcatgacaaacgttTCTTCTTGATATTGGATGATGTATGGGTGAAGAACAAGAATGACCAACAGCTGGAGGAGCTACTCTCTCCGCTAAATGTGGGGATGAAAGGAAGCAAAGTCCTGGTGACGGCTCGAACAAAAGATACAATGCTATGTGCCGATAGACCTATTAAAATGCCTGATTTTGAAAAGGAACATTACTTGAACATGTTTATGCATTATGCATTGGATGGTACAAGTTTTGCTCATGAAGGATTTATCTCAGTTGGGAGAGAGATTGCCAAAAAGCTACACCAATCACCTATTGCAGCAGTAACAGTTGCAGGAAGGCTTGGGGCAAACCCAAATATCAATTTTTGGAAAAATGTTGCAAAGCTTGACATGTTGAATGACACCATGGATGCTCTTTGGTGGAGCTATCAGCATCTTAATCCGGACATCAGGCGTTGCTTTGAATTCTGCAATATTTTCCCCAGAAGATTCAAATTGGAAAAAGACCAATTAGTCCGTCTGTGGATAGCACAAGGGTTTGTAAAGACCAGTTGTGCAACAGAGGAGATGGAAGATGTAGCCGAGGGCTACATTCATGAGTTAGTGTCATACTCATTTCTGCAACGAGAAGGAACTAGTTCTAATACTAATTGCTTTACAATTCATGATCTGCTGCATGATTTAGTAGACAAGGTCGCTGGAAGTGATTTCTTCATAATCCAGAATGAAAGGAGCCAGAGAGGAGAAGGATGGAAAGGGGATGTCCCTCGAGATGTCCGCCATCTATTTGTTCAGAATTATGATGCAGAATTGATTAGTAAGAAGATCCTTGGATTGGAAAATTTACGCACTCTTATCATTGATGTTGTTGAAAAGGATGCACTGGTTGAGGGAAAAGTCATTGAGAGTATATGCAAGAGGCTTCCAAAATTGCGGGTACTAGCGGTTGCTTTCAGCGCGAAACAGTTTGGAATCAAGGAACCCAAAAAGTTCTCGGTACCAAAATCTATTGCTCAGTTAAAGCACCTACGCTATCTTGCTTTCAGGACAGACTACTCATGCTCTGTAACTTTACCAAGCGCACTAACTAAACTTCACCATATACAGCTCCTAGATTTTTACCATGGCAAAATGTTGGAATTCCCCTTAGCTGACCTTGTCAACTTGCGACACATGTTCTGCAGTGGAGACTCGAAATTCCCTAACTTGGGCAGGCCGATATCACTCCAAACGCTACCATGCTTGACAGTAAGCAATGAACAGGGTTATGAGATAAGGCAGCTGAGGGACCTGAAAAAGCTTCGTAGACTGGTGATCAGAGGCCTTGAAAATGTTAAAAGCAAGGAGGAAGCTCTTGAAGCCAATCTAGCTGCCAAGGAACGGCTCACAAAACTGACGTTGGAATGGGGTGGGGGTACAAGGTGCAGTCCAGAAGTTGAAGCAGAGGTACTTGCGGGCCTGTGCCCTCCCGTGGGGCTTCAAAAACTTGAAATACGAGGATACAGAGGTTCAAGGTACCCAGATTGGATGGTGGGTAAGCAGAGCGGTGGCTCAGAGGGCCTGCGAAATCTTTATCTCGAAGGATGCAGCCAACTGGGACCAGGTCCTCAATTTGAGGCTTTCCCTCATCTTCGTGTGCTCCAGATTTGGTTCTGCAGCTGGGACTCCTTGCCAGGCAACATGGAGCACCTGACGTTGCTCAAGAAACTGAAAATCATGGGATGCGAGAATATCCGGTCTCTTCCAACACTGCCCGAGTCTATTCAGGTTTTGCATCTTGAATTCTGCAACCATGAGTTGATGAAGTCTTGTAAAACAGCCGGACATCCAAACTGGCAAAAGATTAAGCACATCCCGAGGAAAACATTTTTGGTGATCCAACAA AGGCAGTGA